One segment of Bacillus alkalisoli DNA contains the following:
- a CDS encoding phosphatase PAP2 family protein, giving the protein MPNSKVQTENVTSTYWSYRLFIILFSVIFFSWSFYQVVTEKMFFFDDFVRNGATTYTPEIIVQFFYYFTILGSKEGVIPILLLSAILIIWKKKDYIAASVLIIGVILVNELNKWLKDLTGRERPMIGPGAESLSFPSGHAMVGLFFYGLLAYFLIIYTKDKWNKSVILIGATLFIFLLGISRIFLDYHYASDILAGYAAGYVCLVIFVSLYEWLINRKAKNATP; this is encoded by the coding sequence TTGCCAAATAGTAAAGTTCAAACAGAAAATGTAACTAGTACATACTGGTCTTATCGATTATTCATTATTTTATTTTCTGTAATATTTTTTAGTTGGTCATTTTATCAAGTAGTAACAGAAAAAATGTTTTTCTTTGACGATTTTGTTAGAAATGGGGCAACAACTTATACTCCAGAAATTATTGTTCAATTCTTTTATTATTTCACCATTTTAGGATCTAAAGAAGGTGTTATACCCATTCTTTTATTATCGGCGATTCTTATCATTTGGAAAAAGAAAGATTATATTGCAGCATCTGTTTTAATAATTGGAGTTATTTTAGTAAATGAACTTAATAAATGGTTAAAAGACCTTACTGGAAGAGAAAGGCCAATGATTGGCCCTGGTGCAGAAAGCTTAAGTTTTCCGAGTGGTCATGCGATGGTGGGTTTGTTCTTTTATGGATTATTGGCTTATTTTCTAATCATTTATACGAAGGATAAGTGGAATAAATCAGTAATATTAATTGGGGCTACACTATTTATCTTCTTACTAGGAATAAGTCGGATTTTCTTAGACTATCATTACGCTTCTGATATATTAGCTGGATACGCAGCGGGATATGTTTGTTTAGTAATATTTGTTTCTCTTTATGAATGGTTAATAAATAGGAAAGCTAAAAACGCAACACCTTAA
- a CDS encoding amidohydrolase translates to MLTTKLFSLLEEHYEEMIEIRRYLHQFPELSFKEFHTANYIAEFYEKLGIEVMRNVGGNGVVAKVHGSKPGKTVALRADFDALPIQDEKEVEYKSKVPGVMHACGHDGHTATLLVLAKCLHLLKDELEGTVVCIHQHAEEFAPGGAVAMIQDGCLEGVDVIFGTHLWASVPLGGLQYRSGPVMAAADRFEIHIQGAGGHGAQPHTTKDAILTASQVVVNLQQIVSRRLTPIEPAVISVGTFKAENAFNIIADTAYLEGTVRTFNDEIRDQIEIEIGNVVGATCALNGSTYDYKFHRGYPAVVNHQEETEFLCSVATDIKEITSIEETPPHMGGEDFAYYLRHVKGTFFFTGAKPDGVEKAYPHHHPKFDINEQSLLVAAKTLGAATLQYKG, encoded by the coding sequence ATGTTAACAACAAAGCTTTTTTCATTATTAGAAGAACATTATGAGGAAATGATAGAAATTCGCCGATATTTACACCAGTTTCCAGAGCTTTCCTTTAAAGAGTTTCATACTGCTAACTACATTGCTGAATTTTACGAGAAACTCGGTATCGAAGTAATGCGTAATGTTGGCGGCAATGGAGTTGTAGCGAAAGTTCACGGTTCTAAACCTGGGAAGACCGTAGCACTTCGAGCTGATTTCGATGCTCTACCAATACAGGATGAAAAAGAAGTAGAGTATAAGTCAAAAGTACCAGGCGTTATGCATGCATGTGGCCATGATGGTCATACTGCAACTTTACTTGTTTTAGCAAAATGTCTACACCTTTTAAAAGATGAGCTTGAAGGAACTGTCGTTTGTATTCATCAACATGCGGAAGAATTTGCACCAGGTGGAGCTGTTGCAATGATTCAAGATGGTTGCTTAGAAGGTGTTGACGTTATTTTCGGAACGCATTTATGGGCAAGTGTCCCATTAGGTGGTTTACAATATCGATCTGGCCCTGTAATGGCAGCAGCCGATCGTTTTGAAATACATATTCAAGGAGCAGGCGGACATGGTGCCCAACCACATACAACGAAAGACGCTATTTTAACTGCTTCACAGGTTGTTGTTAACTTACAACAAATAGTAAGTAGACGTTTAACTCCTATTGAACCAGCTGTTATTTCTGTTGGTACGTTCAAAGCAGAAAATGCGTTTAATATTATTGCTGATACAGCCTATTTAGAAGGAACAGTTAGAACGTTTAATGATGAAATTAGAGATCAAATTGAAATCGAAATCGGTAATGTAGTTGGTGCTACTTGTGCACTTAACGGCTCCACATATGATTATAAATTCCATCGTGGTTATCCTGCAGTAGTGAACCATCAAGAAGAAACAGAATTCTTATGTTCCGTTGCTACAGATATTAAAGAGATTACTTCTATTGAGGAAACACCGCCACATATGGGTGGGGAAGATTTTGCTTATTACTTACGCCATGTGAAAGGTACTTTCTTTTTTACTGGTGCAAAACCAGATGGTGTAGAAAAAGCGTATCCACATCATCATCCAAAGTTCGATATTAATGAGCAATCTTTATTAGTTGCAGCTAAAACGCTCGGTGCAGCAACGCTTCAGTATAAAGGATAA
- a CDS encoding alpha/beta hydrolase — MFEHFEVTITPLNRTRKIRVFLPKDYNEALEKRYPVLYMHDGQNLYKDEDAGYGMAWGISDYLLKSGIPLIVVGIDCNVEGNKRLDEYGPWPNEDMKKVFDTTDEVGGEGKDYIAFIVNELKPLIDTKYRTNREDTSMAGSSMGGLISTYAACVYPHVFRKIASLSSAYWFNQKEIESLLMKSDLSPIEKFYLDIGTKESTGTADNEKYIESSKNVFNLLNGKVKSCQFKIAEGAIHNELAWKERVPEIFTYLFKEHTD; from the coding sequence GTGTTTGAACATTTTGAAGTAACCATTACACCTTTAAATAGAACAAGAAAGATTAGAGTCTTTTTACCAAAAGATTACAATGAAGCACTAGAAAAGCGCTACCCTGTACTATACATGCATGACGGGCAAAATTTGTATAAAGACGAAGATGCAGGATATGGAATGGCGTGGGGGATTTCTGATTATTTATTGAAATCCGGAATACCTTTAATTGTGGTGGGAATTGATTGTAATGTGGAAGGAAATAAAAGATTAGATGAATATGGACCATGGCCAAACGAAGATATGAAAAAAGTGTTTGATACGACCGATGAAGTCGGAGGAGAAGGAAAAGACTATATTGCCTTTATTGTGAATGAATTAAAACCATTAATTGATACAAAATACCGCACCAACCGTGAAGATACATCAATGGCTGGGAGTTCAATGGGCGGCTTAATTTCTACCTATGCAGCGTGTGTGTATCCACATGTGTTCAGAAAAATAGCATCTCTTTCTTCTGCTTACTGGTTTAATCAGAAGGAAATAGAGTCATTATTAATGAAAAGTGACTTATCTCCAATTGAAAAGTTTTATTTAGATATCGGAACAAAAGAATCGACTGGAACAGCAGATAATGAGAAATATATTGAATCGAGCAAAAATGTGTTTAATCTGTTAAATGGAAAAGTTAAATCGTGTCAGTTTAAAATTGCAGAAGGTGCAATACATAACGAATTAGCTTGGAAAGAAAGAGTGCCTGAAATTTTCACTTATTTATTTAAGGAGCATACAGATTAA
- a CDS encoding EcsC family protein, whose translation MNYEESVKHEMEKWRLEMASKPNLFKRMSKGTQNKVNALIPEKVHNFVTESIKKMVQATLVGSYITTKKQEDVFMLSLQEKEKVVMSKLDKYKRTAAVEGAGTGAGGILLGLVDFPLLLTIKMKFLFEVCASYGFNPRKYEERVFILYIFQLAFSSEKHRKDTLEIIKNWELEKGTLANEDMDWRGFQQEYRDYIDLVKMLQMIPGLGAIVGAYANYNLLDHLGKTAMNCYRIRIFQVNKWKEGESSV comes from the coding sequence ATGAACTACGAAGAAAGTGTAAAACATGAAATGGAAAAGTGGCGGCTAGAGATGGCTAGTAAGCCGAATCTATTCAAACGAATGTCCAAAGGAACACAAAATAAAGTGAATGCACTTATCCCTGAAAAAGTGCACAACTTCGTAACAGAAAGCATTAAAAAGATGGTCCAAGCAACATTAGTCGGAAGTTACATTACGACGAAGAAACAAGAGGATGTTTTTATGCTTTCCCTTCAAGAAAAAGAAAAAGTAGTTATGTCCAAATTAGATAAATATAAAAGAACAGCAGCAGTAGAAGGAGCGGGAACTGGTGCCGGAGGAATATTATTAGGACTAGTAGATTTTCCATTATTACTAACCATCAAGATGAAGTTTTTATTTGAAGTTTGTGCTTCTTACGGATTTAATCCAAGAAAATATGAAGAAAGAGTTTTTATTTTATATATATTTCAATTAGCTTTCTCTAGTGAAAAACATAGAAAAGACACATTAGAAATTATAAAGAACTGGGAATTAGAAAAAGGAACTCTTGCAAATGAAGATATGGATTGGAGAGGTTTCCAGCAAGAATACCGAGATTACATTGATTTAGTAAAAATGCTTCAAATGATACCCGGACTCGGCGCGATAGTCGGAGCTTATGCAAATTACAATTTGCTTGATCATTTAGGAAAGACCGCTATGAATTGTTATCGAATTAGAATTTTCCAGGTGAACAAATGGAAAGAAGGGGAAAGCAGTGTTTGA
- a CDS encoding ABC transporter permease has product MFNVDQFWKTRFVQYVDDNRRYLRYMFNDHLVIVMIFLLSGLALAYQNWLEVVPPTFPYEWLMGIVLALLLTRGSIHTLLKEPDLVFLLPLEEKLKPYIKKSFNASVVLESYFLLIIFGISVPLFLKVTETTMQSVLIVFVLLILLKIWNLSMKWHLDFYTNKKSHYVDLLVRLALNFAFLFLLFSKAYLYAVAIAVIMMGYFLYFRQSTKKMNWKWDNLIQNEISRMQLFYRVANLFVDVPGLKDKVKRRKWLDFMLGNIRFQKERTFTYLYARTFLRSGDYFGLYVRLFVIGAVLLITLPEGYATYFVPLFVLYLTGFQLVPLWRHHYNKLWLTIYPIDPTVQKKSFLKLLLTVLIVQTLLLAIIVAVTSTIVNMLVVLAIGAAFSYVFVHFSANKRISTII; this is encoded by the coding sequence ATGTTTAACGTTGATCAGTTTTGGAAGACTCGCTTCGTTCAATACGTAGATGATAATCGCCGTTATTTACGTTATATGTTTAATGATCATTTAGTCATTGTCATGATTTTTCTATTAAGTGGACTTGCCTTAGCTTATCAAAATTGGTTGGAAGTAGTACCTCCAACTTTTCCGTACGAATGGTTAATGGGAATTGTTTTGGCTTTGTTATTGACGAGAGGAAGCATTCATACATTATTGAAGGAACCAGACTTAGTATTTTTACTGCCATTAGAAGAAAAGTTAAAACCTTACATTAAAAAGTCGTTTAATGCTTCAGTTGTATTAGAAAGTTATTTTCTTTTAATAATCTTTGGTATATCCGTACCGTTGTTTTTAAAAGTAACAGAAACTACGATGCAATCCGTACTTATCGTTTTCGTTTTATTAATATTACTTAAAATATGGAATTTATCGATGAAATGGCATTTAGATTTTTATACGAATAAGAAAAGTCATTATGTCGATCTTTTAGTACGTCTGGCTTTAAACTTTGCGTTCCTTTTCTTGTTGTTTTCAAAAGCGTATCTATATGCTGTTGCGATTGCAGTCATTATGATGGGATACTTCCTTTACTTCCGTCAATCTACTAAAAAAATGAATTGGAAGTGGGATAATTTAATTCAAAATGAAATAAGCAGGATGCAACTGTTTTATAGAGTAGCAAACTTGTTCGTCGATGTACCCGGTTTAAAAGACAAAGTGAAAAGAAGAAAATGGCTTGATTTCATGTTGGGCAATATTCGTTTTCAGAAAGAAAGAACTTTTACGTACCTATATGCGAGAACCTTTTTACGTTCAGGTGATTATTTCGGACTGTACGTGCGATTATTTGTCATTGGTGCAGTGTTATTAATAACATTACCAGAAGGCTATGCAACGTATTTTGTACCTCTGTTCGTCCTATACTTAACTGGTTTTCAGCTCGTACCTTTATGGAGACACCATTACAATAAACTTTGGTTAACGATTTATCCTATCGATCCCACTGTACAGAAAAAATCGTTTCTTAAGCTGTTACTAACGGTGTTGATTGTTCAAACGTTACTTTTAGCCATTATCGTTGCGGTAACATCTACAATCGTTAACATGTTAGTTGTCCTTGCAATAGGAGCAGCATTTTCTTATGTTTTTGTACATTTTTCAGCAAATAAAAGAATATCGACTATTATATAA
- a CDS encoding ABC transporter ATP-binding protein codes for MTNLLEINQLTGGYTNQAVIKNISFSVKPGELVGLIGLNGAGKSTTIKHIIGTMEPKKGSITIDGTAIHEDTTKYRSQFTFIPETPILYDELTLYEHLELTAMAYGLSKEQFEKRLQPLLKEFRMEKRLKWFPAHFSKGMKQKVMILSAFLIEPKLYIVDEPFVGLDPLAIKSLLELMSKAKENGAGILMSTHILATAERYCNSFVILHNGEVRAKGTLIELQKQFNMSNATLDDIYIELTKEDSHV; via the coding sequence ATGACAAATTTATTAGAAATTAATCAGCTAACAGGTGGTTATACAAATCAAGCTGTTATTAAAAATATAAGTTTTTCCGTTAAGCCTGGAGAGTTGGTTGGGCTCATTGGATTAAATGGAGCAGGTAAAAGTACAACAATCAAACATATTATTGGCACGATGGAGCCGAAAAAAGGGTCCATTACGATTGATGGAACGGCTATTCACGAGGACACGACCAAATACCGATCACAATTTACTTTTATACCTGAAACACCCATACTCTACGATGAGCTCACATTATACGAGCATCTTGAGTTAACGGCAATGGCTTATGGATTGTCAAAAGAACAATTTGAAAAACGTCTTCAACCTCTGTTAAAGGAATTTCGTATGGAAAAGAGGTTAAAGTGGTTTCCTGCCCATTTTTCTAAAGGAATGAAGCAAAAAGTAATGATTCTTTCTGCTTTTTTAATTGAACCGAAACTCTACATTGTTGACGAACCTTTTGTTGGATTAGACCCACTGGCGATAAAATCATTGTTAGAACTTATGTCTAAAGCAAAAGAAAATGGGGCTGGAATTTTAATGTCCACACATATTTTAGCAACGGCGGAGAGGTATTGTAATTCATTTGTTATTTTACATAACGGAGAAGTGAGAGCGAAGGGGACGCTAATCGAGCTGCAAAAGCAATTTAACATGTCAAACGCAACATTAGATGATATTTATATTGAATTAACGAAGGAAGATTCCCATGTTTAA
- a CDS encoding HIT family protein yields MHECIFCKIVNGDIPAAKVFENEHVVAFLDISQVTKGHTLVIPKVHKENIYELTPEIAGNLFEVVPRIANSIKEQFNPIGLNLLNNNGEHAGQSVFHYHIHIIPRYGKGDGFGAVWKSNQSDYTPEMLKDIANQISNGIN; encoded by the coding sequence ATGCATGAATGTATTTTTTGTAAAATTGTAAATGGAGACATACCGGCTGCAAAGGTTTTTGAAAATGAACATGTTGTTGCTTTCTTAGATATTAGCCAAGTAACAAAAGGACATACACTTGTAATCCCGAAAGTACATAAAGAAAACATTTATGAACTAACACCAGAAATTGCAGGCAACCTATTTGAAGTCGTACCTAGGATTGCAAACTCCATTAAAGAGCAATTTAATCCGATAGGCTTAAATTTATTAAACAATAACGGAGAACATGCTGGTCAATCTGTGTTCCATTATCATATACATATAATCCCTCGTTATGGTAAGGGCGATGGATTCGGTGCTGTTTGGAAATCTAATCAGAGCGACTATACTCCAGAGATGTTAAAAGACATTGCGAACCAAATTTCAAACGGAATCAATTGA
- a CDS encoding tryptophan transporter, which translates to MNTKTLVFLALFVGIGAVLHAVVPPILGMKPDLALAMMFLGILLFPKKENVFLISVATGVISAITTGFPGGQIPNLVDKPLTGFAFFLLLLSLNKGAALLAKYKILYKVGTVFNAGLLTAVGTIISGTIFLSTALLLVGLPGGATFSILFLTVVLPTTAVNTALMVLIYPIVLNVAKRSNITIAA; encoded by the coding sequence ATGAACACGAAGACTCTTGTATTTTTAGCCTTATTTGTAGGTATAGGAGCGGTACTACATGCAGTTGTGCCACCAATATTAGGTATGAAACCAGATTTAGCTTTAGCGATGATGTTTTTAGGTATTTTGTTGTTTCCTAAGAAGGAAAATGTATTTTTAATTAGTGTGGCAACTGGAGTTATTTCAGCTATTACAACTGGTTTTCCTGGGGGACAAATACCAAACTTAGTTGACAAACCATTAACAGGCTTTGCTTTTTTCTTACTGCTATTAAGTCTAAATAAAGGTGCGGCACTGTTAGCGAAATATAAAATTTTATATAAAGTCGGCACTGTTTTTAATGCAGGCTTACTTACTGCGGTTGGAACAATAATTTCTGGAACGATCTTTTTAAGCACTGCATTACTTCTAGTAGGTTTACCTGGAGGAGCAACTTTCTCCATCCTATTCCTTACTGTTGTTCTACCAACTACGGCTGTGAATACTGCATTAATGGTACTGATATATCCTATCGTCTTAAATGTTGCAAAGCGTTCAAACATAACGATTGCAGCATAA
- a CDS encoding YtxH domain-containing protein, translated as MNTKSFLYGVLIGGVIASVSTLLSTPQNGKQARTNVKRTKDHLQQSFHEIKGEGINVKDQVNKAILVGKSVVTDVSEDLKTSLYTWQNEIEPNKEKIEKNIVEIQDEIEKLEKSLQTK; from the coding sequence GTGAATACGAAGTCATTTTTATATGGTGTACTAATCGGTGGTGTAATTGCTTCTGTTTCCACTTTGTTATCCACTCCACAAAATGGAAAGCAAGCTCGCACTAATGTAAAAAGAACGAAAGATCATTTACAACAATCTTTTCATGAAATTAAAGGAGAAGGCATAAACGTAAAAGATCAAGTAAATAAAGCGATCCTTGTAGGTAAATCTGTCGTTACCGATGTTTCAGAAGACTTAAAGACCTCACTCTATACGTGGCAAAATGAAATTGAACCTAACAAAGAAAAAATCGAAAAAAACATCGTTGAGATTCAAGATGAAATAGAAAAACTAGAAAAATCACTCCAAACAAAATAA
- a CDS encoding HTH-type transcriptional regulator Hpr gives MSTNEREYSLKEAMLFSQRVAQLSKALWKTVEKDWQNWIKPYDLNINEHHILWIAYHLKGASISEIAKFGVMHVSTAFNFSKKLEERGLLQFSKKENDKRNTYIELTDKGEEILLELMESYDPSSNSIFNGALPLKDLYGKFPEFLDIMSVIKNVYGDDFMKIFERSFSNVEADFTEVDGKLAKKLNEGNKDKEDNKVTSSS, from the coding sequence GTGAGTACAAATGAACGCGAGTATTCATTAAAGGAAGCTATGCTTTTTAGTCAGCGTGTCGCTCAACTTAGTAAAGCATTATGGAAAACGGTAGAAAAAGATTGGCAGAACTGGATAAAGCCTTATGATCTTAATATTAATGAGCATCATATTTTATGGATTGCTTATCATTTAAAAGGCGCAAGTATATCAGAGATTGCTAAATTTGGAGTAATGCACGTTTCTACTGCTTTTAACTTCTCTAAGAAGTTGGAAGAGCGTGGACTTTTACAGTTTTCTAAAAAAGAGAATGACAAAAGAAATACGTACATTGAATTGACGGATAAGGGAGAAGAGATTCTATTAGAATTAATGGAAAGCTATGATCCTAGTTCCAATTCCATCTTTAACGGAGCCTTACCATTAAAAGATTTATATGGAAAGTTCCCAGAGTTTTTAGACATTATGAGTGTCATTAAGAATGTATATGGGGATGACTTTATGAAGATCTTTGAGCGATCTTTCAGTAATGTAGAAGCTGACTTCACAGAAGTAGATGGTAAACTAGCTAAAAAGTTAAACGAAGGCAACAAAGATAAAGAAGATAACAAAGTTACTTCCTCTTCGTAA
- a CDS encoding DUF1878 family protein → MDDLRKKVERMEYHLELLLKNVKIEEYPFDVLIMREKWDKDSVDKILEVCEYMSKEIKNQKAEGFVSFPSLITLLEKTIPTNVPTIKVMEAMIQQNVHAPLMKELLHTITKRK, encoded by the coding sequence ATGGACGATTTACGTAAAAAAGTAGAACGGATGGAGTATCATTTAGAATTGTTATTAAAAAATGTGAAAATAGAAGAATATCCATTTGATGTGCTCATTATGAGAGAGAAGTGGGATAAAGATTCTGTAGACAAGATTTTAGAAGTATGTGAATATATGAGCAAAGAAATAAAAAATCAAAAAGCGGAAGGCTTTGTCAGCTTTCCATCACTTATTACATTGTTAGAAAAAACAATTCCTACAAATGTTCCAACAATAAAAGTAATGGAGGCTATGATTCAACAAAACGTACATGCTCCGCTTATGAAAGAATTACTACATACTATTACGAAGAGGAAGTAA
- a CDS encoding DUF3267 domain-containing protein — MNCWKSINVHQEYGVQRITIISIIISLLTFILLFTSFSLLFSGVDISSSYFWVLCLSIVSMFSVHKICHAVPLMFTKRKFRLKWHFSFLVPICEIKTKKSFSKLESYIIFTMPLLLITSVLLMAIFIFPAYFHYFSMLIALNVGLSVPDLLFLSYIKSAPKSCQIEELEDGYDILINNSEMK; from the coding sequence ATGAACTGTTGGAAAAGTATTAATGTACACCAAGAATATGGTGTACAGCGTATTACGATAATTTCGATTATCATATCTTTGTTAACTTTTATTCTACTATTTACTTCTTTTAGTTTACTATTTTCAGGTGTAGACATATCATCTAGCTACTTTTGGGTACTTTGCTTAAGTATCGTGAGTATGTTCAGTGTGCATAAAATATGTCATGCAGTTCCACTAATGTTTACCAAAAGAAAATTTCGATTAAAATGGCATTTTTCTTTTCTTGTACCAATTTGTGAAATTAAAACAAAAAAATCTTTTTCAAAGCTTGAATCGTACATTATTTTTACCATGCCATTATTACTCATAACTAGCGTATTATTGATGGCAATCTTTATATTCCCAGCATACTTTCATTATTTTTCGATGCTTATTGCACTAAATGTTGGGCTTTCTGTACCTGATTTATTGTTTTTATCATACATTAAGTCTGCTCCAAAATCTTGTCAGATCGAAGAATTAGAAGATGGATATGACATCTTAATAAACAATAGTGAAATGAAATAA
- a CDS encoding YjcZ family sporulation protein, producing MSHSHGGGFALIVVLFILLVIVGAAWLY from the coding sequence ATGTCACATTCACACGGCGGCGGCTTCGCGTTAATCGTTGTATTGTTCATACTTTTAGTTATCGTTGGTGCAGCTTGGTTGTACTAA
- a CDS encoding YjcZ family sporulation protein, whose translation MGASYAGGFALIVVLFILLVIVGAAWLY comes from the coding sequence ATGGGTGCTTCATATGCAGGTGGATTTGCGTTAATCGTAGTATTGTTCATCTTGTTAGTAATTGTAGGTGCAGCTTGGTTATACTAA
- a CDS encoding peptidylprolyl isomerase, producing MNKSRLLFIILFTYIALVGCNNESKEEDTPEFVVETTFGNITKEEFYKSLKNRFGEEVLRELVYEKVLTHQFNLTDEEVIERFDEFKEDLGAQFEAALMRSGFKSEEQFKKTLRTAMLQEKAAMELVEVTDEELLTYYDNIQLPIKASHILVDDEETALLLIEKLEEGADFSQLAKENSTDQATAEAGGDLGWFGPGKMLEQFEKTAYSLEVGETSDPVETIYGYHIIKVVDIEERQPFEQMKDQLREEVIKEKINQELINEAVQKHLDEANVKVNDPSLKEAFDLSEY from the coding sequence ATGAATAAAAGTAGGCTACTCTTTATAATTTTATTTACATACATAGCACTTGTAGGCTGTAATAATGAATCGAAGGAAGAAGACACACCTGAGTTCGTCGTAGAAACTACGTTCGGAAACATTACAAAAGAAGAGTTTTATAAATCATTAAAAAACCGCTTCGGTGAAGAGGTACTGCGTGAGTTGGTATATGAGAAAGTATTAACTCATCAGTTTAATCTTACGGACGAGGAAGTAATTGAACGTTTTGATGAATTTAAAGAGGACTTAGGAGCACAGTTTGAAGCTGCTTTAATGAGAAGTGGTTTTAAATCGGAAGAACAATTTAAAAAGACATTACGAACTGCAATGCTTCAAGAAAAAGCTGCTATGGAATTAGTTGAAGTAACAGACGAAGAGTTACTAACCTATTACGATAATATCCAATTACCAATTAAGGCGAGCCATATTTTAGTCGATGATGAAGAAACAGCCCTATTACTTATTGAGAAGTTAGAAGAAGGTGCTGATTTTTCACAGCTAGCAAAAGAAAATTCAACAGATCAAGCCACGGCTGAAGCAGGAGGAGACTTAGGATGGTTTGGTCCTGGGAAAATGTTAGAACAATTCGAGAAAACTGCTTATAGCTTAGAAGTTGGAGAAACAAGTGATCCTGTTGAAACTATTTATGGTTATCACATAATCAAGGTAGTGGACATAGAGGAGCGGCAGCCTTTTGAACAAATGAAGGATCAGCTTCGTGAAGAGGTCATAAAAGAGAAAATTAACCAAGAGCTAATTAACGAAGCTGTACAAAAGCATTTAGACGAAGCGAATGTGAAGGTGAATGATCCTTCTCTAAAAGAGGCTTTTGACCTTTCGGAGTACTGA
- a CDS encoding sporulation YhaL family protein codes for MMGWLIFLIIIGICFSGYMTVKSAREDKEKEDVQIEQEGRVYMERMEEEKEKRQYSQQVGS; via the coding sequence ATGATGGGTTGGTTAATCTTTTTAATTATTATAGGAATATGCTTTAGCGGTTATATGACAGTTAAATCAGCACGAGAAGACAAAGAAAAAGAAGATGTACAAATTGAGCAAGAAGGCAGAGTATACATGGAACGCATGGAAGAAGAAAAAGAAAAACGTCAATACTCTCAACAAGTTGGTTCTTGA
- the yhaM gene encoding 3'-5' exoribonuclease YhaM: MKQKGILNYEVGEQVECFLLIKSSTKGIASNGKPFLTLILQDKTGDIEAKVWDVSPEDETVYVAQHIVRVLGEIHHYRGRNQLKLKKLRSKEEHEQVTLADLLETAPLKQEEMISKITTAIFEMENPNIQRITRHLLNKYKEEFLQYPAATKNHHEFVSGLAYHVVCMLDLAKSTADLYPSLDKDLLYAGVILHDLGKVTELSGPISTMYTVEGNLLGHISIMVSEIKKAAEELNIDGEEVMVLQHLVLSHHGKLEWGSPKQPIIKEAEILHYIDNIDAKMNMLDRALQRVKPGEYTERIFAMDNRSFYKPTFHK, translated from the coding sequence ATGAAACAAAAGGGGATCTTAAATTACGAAGTTGGAGAACAAGTAGAATGTTTTCTCCTAATAAAATCTTCTACTAAAGGCATTGCTAGTAATGGCAAGCCATTTTTAACATTAATTTTGCAAGACAAAACAGGTGATATTGAAGCAAAAGTTTGGGACGTTTCTCCGGAAGATGAAACAGTATACGTTGCCCAACACATCGTTCGTGTATTAGGAGAGATTCACCATTATCGCGGGCGTAATCAACTAAAACTTAAGAAATTAAGATCAAAAGAAGAACATGAACAAGTAACACTAGCAGACCTATTAGAAACTGCTCCACTAAAACAAGAAGAAATGATATCCAAAATTACAACGGCAATATTTGAAATGGAAAACCCTAACATACAACGTATTACGAGGCATTTATTAAATAAATATAAAGAGGAATTTTTACAATATCCAGCTGCAACAAAAAATCATCATGAATTCGTATCTGGACTTGCTTATCACGTAGTATGTATGTTGGATTTGGCAAAATCTACTGCAGACCTGTATCCATCGTTAGATAAGGATTTATTGTATGCTGGAGTAATTTTGCATGACTTAGGAAAAGTAACAGAGCTATCTGGACCTATTTCTACAATGTATACGGTTGAAGGAAATTTACTTGGTCATATTTCTATTATGGTTAGTGAAATTAAAAAAGCGGCGGAAGAGTTAAATATTGATGGCGAGGAAGTAATGGTACTTCAACATTTAGTTTTATCTCACCATGGAAAATTAGAGTGGGGAAGCCCTAAACAACCAATTATAAAAGAAGCGGAAATCTTACACTATATTGATAACATTGATGCAAAGATGAATATGTTAGACAGAGCTCTACAACGTGTAAAACCTGGTGAATATACGGAACGAATATTTGCTATGGATAATCGCTCCTTCTATAAACCAACTTTTCATAAATAA